From Nymphaea colorata isolate Beijing-Zhang1983 chromosome 6, ASM883128v2, whole genome shotgun sequence, a single genomic window includes:
- the LOC116255620 gene encoding uncharacterized protein LOC116255620: MAEDVEQGALRLRPHEMGAFLESQLPCEFPYDLHSVLSSTESDEDEYMAGLTRRIAHCTLEEDDRQAARKVGAVVGSPQSTLCSLGSWSARSLDSKGSHGSSNGTSQVSSPTSTQLNEDVDGWDLLCDAAGQVARMRMSDDEESCQAKGLLGLPRRPPPVMVLGKPGVQSKTTNGSGVLLQRCWGGNHRDYAALSIQLEMLKQHRQQEQQQQQGWGRQEKIPQVQQVNSRLKGGTNGQRGRPPVFSSSAWPPLQGQSANTGMRAVFLSSNSGSKRGSSGTGVFLPRRTGNPADFKKKTGCSTVLLPARVVQALNLNIDGMGSARPSFYQGSLVHDPDGSIMLDPRTFCGRNGVVPPQRRTGRPHQPAVSCELRLPQEWTY; the protein is encoded by the exons ATGGCGGAAGATGTTGAGCAGGGAGCGTTACGGTTGCGGCCTCACGAAATGGGGGCGTTCCTGGAGAGCCAGCTCCCCTGCGAGTTTCCCTATGACCTCCACTCCGTGCTCAGCTCCACGGAGAGCGATGAAGACGAGTACATGGCGGGCCTTACCCGACGCATCGCTCACTGCACGCTCGAGGAGGATGACAGGCAGGCCGCTCGGAAG GTGGGCGCGGTGGTAGGTTCTCCGCAGTCGACGCTCTGCTCCCTGGGTAGCTGGTCTGCCCGGAGTCTGGACTCGAAAGGGAGCCACGGCAGCTCCAACGGCACGTCTCAGGTGTCGTCGCCAACATCGACGCAGCTTAACGAAGACGTCGATGGTTGGGATCTGCTTTGTGATGCGGCAGGACAGGTAGCGCGGATGAGGATGAGCGATGACGAGGAGAGCTGCCAGGCAAAAGGCCTTCTCGGCCTTCCCAGAAGACCGCCACCGGTCATGGTTCTGGGGAAACCTGGCGTCCAGTCGAAGACTACCAACGGTTCCGGAGTTCTCCTGCAGCGTTGCTGGGGTGGAAACCATAGAGACTACGCCGCACTTTCTATACAA CTGGAGATGCTCAAGCAACATCGACAGCAggagcagcagcaacaacaggGTTGGGGGAGACAAGAGAAGATTCCGCAGGTGCAGCAAGTGAACAGTCGGCTCAAGGGCGGAACTAACGGGCAACGGGGCCGGCCCCCTGTCTTCTCCTCCTCTGCGTGGCCTCCTCTCCAGGGCCAGTCGGCTAACACCGGCATGAGGGCGGTTTTCCTCAGCAGCAACTCTGGTTCTAAAAGGGGGTCTTCTGGGACGGGCGTCTTTCTCCCAAGAAGAACCGGTAATCCGGCggatttcaagaaaaaaactg GATGCTCGACCGTTCTGTTGCCGGCGAGAGTAGTTCAGGCGTTGAATCTCAACATTGATGGCATGGGCAGCGCACGGCCAAGCTTCTACCAGGGGAGTCTCGTGCATGACCCAG ATGGTTCGATAATGCTCGACCCCAGAACGTTTTGCGGACGGAACGGGGTGGTTCCTCCCCAGAGGAGAACTGGCCGTCCTCACCAACCGGCCGTCAGCTGCGAGCTGCGTTTGCCTCAGGAGTGGACTTACTGA
- the LOC116256597 gene encoding copper transporter 1-like — MESMHTPFFWGKDVEVWFNGWPEGRLAMYFLSLVLVFVLSLLYEWLSVCRFLSRPDAPRAASGLLQTLLHGLRMGVGYLVMLSIMTFNVGILLVAISGHVVGFFLFGSGVFSRLNKDRGDKHKNGLPTNP; from the coding sequence ATGGAGTCGATGCATACGCCCTTCTTCTGGGGGAAGGATGTGGAGGTGTGGTTCAATGGGTGGCCAGAGGGCAGGCTGGCCATGTACTTCCTCTCCCTGGTCCTGGTATTTGTTCTCTCCCTGTTGTACGAGTGGCTCAGCGTCTGCAGGTTCTTGTCTCGGCCAGACGCGCCGAGGGCAGCTTCAGGCCTTCTGCAGACACTCCTCCACGGACTGCGCATGGGTGTCGGCTACCTGGTGATGCTGTCCATCATGACCTTTAACGTCGGCATCCTTCTGGTTGCCATCTCTGGCCACGTAGTGGGCTTCTTCTTGTTCGGCAGCGGCGTCTTTAGTCGACTAAACAAAGACAGAGGCGATAAACATAAGAACGGACTGCCCACAAATCCTTAG
- the LOC116255477 gene encoding copper transporter 6-like: MDMGGMDHGGAPPAAASKKVIMHMSLYWGKDVWILFADWPGTSLGQYILSLIIVFLGAVIVEWLAFLKTNQKPGLNPIPTGFFQAVVYGFRVFFAYCVMLAVMSFNLGVVIVAVVGHGVGYWLFGTQAFKKKSVEPTLKDGGQCC, translated from the coding sequence ATGGACATGGGAGGAATGGATCACGGCGGTGCACCACCGGCAGCGGCGAGCAAGAAGGTGATCATGCACATGAGTTTGTACTGGGGGAAGGACGTGTGGATTCTGTTCGCTGACTGGCCGGGCACCAGCCTCGGCCAGTACATACTCTCCCTGATCATTGTCTTCTTGGGGGCAGTCATCGTCGAGTGGCTGGCCTTTCTGAAGACCAACCAGAAGCCTGGCCTCAACCCCATCCCCACTGGCTTCTTCCAAGCCGTCGTCTACGGGTTCCGTGTGTTCTTTGCATACTGCGTGATGCTTGCGGTCATGTCGTTCAATTTGGGGGTGGTGATCGTGGCCGTCGTTGGCCATGGAGTGGGCTACTGGCTCTTTGGAACCCAGGCCTTCAAGAAGAAATCCGTTGAACCGACCCTGAAGGATGGTGGGCAGTGCTGCTGA